A section of the Petrimonas sulfuriphila genome encodes:
- a CDS encoding SusD/RagB family nutrient-binding outer membrane lipoprotein → MNKIKKRFTVALILMVGFVISCKDLEELNINPNGVDPAIADVNFLLPTIQTNTGQTIYSIGFGTFSGVMQHTQHTGWAGGHNNYEWNSLSHSWNGYYSILMNNNEYFNKAVKGDYTFHEGVARIMRSYVFGLITDIWGDAPYKDALKAELGADYFRPAFDPQQEIYRGILADLDTANTLLSKSASEYKNIVSKQDVVYKGDASKWRKFANSLALRYYMRLQAKEPSFAEAGIKKMADNPVQFPLITVAEDDANISFPGTSEGVSNPLNTVYDTDPAGAYMRVKLAKTLVDVLREYDDPRLAVWADKIEIPLVLVQGSGIDRIVEGKREVSQDIVSAFEETNAMKVDFDPEYAGVPVSHSRVQIFNMNNANSAQGTVNPHASHLNSRYKKTTDPFVLMRLISACETNLILAEAAYRGWIPGDPAEYYADGVRESLKAWGVGNDFDNYITRVPYGGLESIIEQKWIASWTTAQEAWFDWRRTGLPDLKTGPSAIRPVLPIRWYYHTNDEVEKNRANVEAAVERLEATPYQGTDQTKNSAWSKMWVLQGTGKPY, encoded by the coding sequence ATGAATAAGATTAAAAAACGTTTTACCGTAGCGTTAATATTGATGGTTGGCTTTGTTATCTCCTGCAAGGATCTCGAAGAGCTAAATATCAATCCAAATGGAGTTGATCCTGCCATTGCAGACGTGAATTTTTTGTTGCCTACGATTCAAACCAATACGGGACAAACAATATATAGCATCGGTTTTGGTACGTTTTCCGGAGTAATGCAACATACACAACATACCGGATGGGCAGGCGGACACAACAATTATGAATGGAACAGCCTTTCACACAGCTGGAATGGTTATTACAGCATTTTGATGAACAACAACGAGTACTTTAATAAAGCGGTAAAAGGAGATTACACCTTTCACGAAGGAGTAGCCCGTATTATGAGATCGTATGTTTTTGGCTTAATAACCGATATCTGGGGTGACGCACCTTATAAGGACGCGCTTAAGGCGGAACTTGGAGCTGATTACTTCAGGCCGGCTTTTGATCCGCAGCAGGAAATCTACCGGGGTATTCTGGCTGATCTGGATACTGCCAATACGTTGCTTTCAAAAAGTGCCAGTGAATATAAGAATATTGTGTCCAAACAAGACGTGGTTTACAAAGGAGATGCTTCAAAATGGCGGAAATTTGCGAACTCCCTTGCTTTGCGGTATTATATGCGGCTACAGGCGAAAGAACCCTCTTTTGCCGAGGCAGGGATCAAGAAGATGGCGGATAACCCTGTACAATTTCCATTGATAACCGTTGCGGAGGATGATGCAAACATCAGTTTCCCCGGGACTTCAGAAGGTGTCTCCAACCCGCTGAATACGGTCTACGATACCGATCCTGCCGGAGCCTATATGAGGGTGAAACTGGCAAAAACACTGGTAGATGTACTCAGGGAATACGATGATCCGCGGCTGGCGGTATGGGCAGATAAGATTGAGATTCCTTTGGTGTTGGTTCAGGGTAGCGGAATAGACCGGATCGTTGAAGGCAAGCGCGAAGTCTCGCAGGACATCGTGAGTGCTTTTGAAGAGACCAATGCGATGAAAGTAGATTTCGATCCGGAATATGCAGGCGTACCTGTTTCTCACTCCAGGGTACAGATCTTTAATATGAATAATGCCAACTCTGCCCAGGGGACAGTTAATCCGCACGCGTCCCATTTGAACAGCAGGTATAAAAAAACAACCGATCCTTTTGTGCTGATGAGGTTGATTTCAGCTTGTGAAACCAACCTGATACTCGCTGAGGCTGCTTATCGAGGGTGGATTCCGGGTGATCCTGCCGAATATTATGCCGACGGGGTCAGGGAGTCTCTCAAAGCCTGGGGGGTAGGGAATGATTTTGACAATTACATCACAAGAGTACCTTATGGTGGACTGGAGAGCATCATTGAACAAAAATGGATAGCCAGTTGGACAACGGCTCAAGAGGCCTGGTTCGACTGGAGAAGGACCGGACTGCCTGACCTGAAGACGGGACCATCGGCCATACGTCCGGTATTACCTATCCGGTGGTACTACCACACGAACGATGAGGTGGAGAAAAACAGGGCCAACGTTGAAGCAGCCGTTGAAAGGCTGGAAGCGACACCCTATCAGGGTACCGATCAGACCAAAAATAGTGCCTGGTCGAAGATGTGGGTTCTTCAGGGAACCGGGAAACCTTATTGA
- a CDS encoding SusC/RagA family TonB-linked outer membrane protein has translation MKIIILQKIKSNNVLAFFLSVFFLVVLVENCYAQPTGAGQNTIRVTGTVTSAIDGAILPGVSIVVEGTTTGTVTDMDGTYSIEVPENATLVFSYLGFALQKIAVGGRNSINVLMVESAEALDELVVTALGIRREEKSLGYSVGKIASKELSKVVHENILTSMAGKVTGVTINSTGGTGSTVSMVIRGATSMSTDNQPLFVIDGVPMTSSVNNVGGFGSGNLVDYGNSISDIDPESIESISILKGPSAAALYGTRAGNGVVLITTKKANQRGGMKVEVVSNTVFDIPSKYLDVQNRFGFGARSYTDKTFANGVIPPYNVSEVAGAGPELNKGYWQVQPFAPLDANGAAIPTELIAYPDNYKNFINRSAITSTNSISISSVTDLVNYRLGISNMTNKGLVPNSDLNRNNLTLSATSEMRKGFTVSTDINYTQNWADNRPATQERGANPLQWAAWTPPNVDIRQLKAYKLGGNEVLTIGEGWENPYFLVYGINNRFKRNRLIGNVSATWEVTPQLSFMGRYALNKSDEVRETKMDPGFSGEPNNGAYGIVTSESAETNADVLATYKNNWNDFSLTASAGGNVLYANWSHISNSSKPGSGLIIPYLYTVQNIENTSLNYSNARYERAIHSVYAMGNLGWKDMVYLDLTARNDWASTLPSENRSYFYPSSSLSFIVNNMFDLGKRINLFKIRGGIAQVGNDTSPYSLYATYFDAGQWGEAIRLGKPGNLLNPVLLPEEATSYEVGVDLRMFNNRLRFEGTYYKEDNRNQILSVPLAGSTGFNSIKINAGLLQSKGVELMLGFTPIQTNDWTWDINANFTKNRTHLLELSEGTDFVEFWSEARVKNIAYAKNEELGRDGLIGNLYSRKILRVTDKNSKYYNYPLLPENSEDAEWQSEDEYSKVGNYNPSFIMGFQTTLSYKNFSLSMTFDWRSGGQYVSQTWRYLTEGVVSNTWLNQLVIPPDGLGGNPSNALRDWVVANADALIFTNNPRPVGGPTPDFGGYYNDFYTGIGAYDGTFAPGVYGYYDDSGNFILTKENLGNEGTEFRPYVMSYPWDIGEANLFDADYVKLREIALNYRVPQRASQKLGIRDLNVSVYSRNIMIWTKNAGMGIDPEKAYQSAGNGTFKQGVERFNAEPWVVPVGFKLSFSF, from the coding sequence ATGAAAATAATTATTTTACAAAAGATAAAAAGCAATAATGTGTTGGCGTTTTTCTTGTCCGTATTCTTTCTTGTGGTTCTTGTGGAGAACTGTTATGCGCAACCAACAGGAGCCGGGCAAAACACCATACGTGTTACAGGAACAGTTACGTCAGCGATCGATGGAGCGATTCTTCCCGGAGTATCCATTGTTGTGGAAGGAACTACTACAGGTACTGTGACCGACATGGACGGAACTTACAGTATAGAGGTACCTGAAAATGCAACCCTTGTGTTCTCCTACTTAGGATTTGCCCTTCAGAAAATTGCTGTAGGAGGCAGGAACTCCATTAACGTTTTAATGGTTGAGAGTGCTGAGGCCCTGGATGAACTGGTAGTTACAGCTCTTGGTATCAGGCGTGAGGAGAAATCGCTGGGCTATTCAGTAGGAAAAATTGCTTCTAAAGAGTTATCGAAGGTTGTTCATGAGAATATCCTCACTTCTATGGCAGGAAAAGTAACCGGGGTAACCATTAACTCTACCGGTGGAACAGGATCTACGGTAAGCATGGTTATACGGGGAGCTACTTCCATGAGTACGGATAATCAGCCGTTGTTTGTTATTGACGGAGTACCCATGACAAGCTCGGTAAATAATGTAGGAGGTTTTGGCAGCGGCAATCTGGTCGACTACGGGAATTCCATTTCGGATATCGATCCCGAAAGTATCGAAAGCATTTCCATCCTCAAAGGCCCAAGTGCAGCGGCCTTGTATGGCACACGTGCCGGTAACGGGGTAGTACTCATTACCACAAAAAAGGCTAATCAGAGGGGAGGAATGAAAGTGGAAGTGGTTTCGAACACCGTTTTTGATATTCCTTCGAAGTACCTGGATGTGCAGAACCGTTTTGGATTTGGAGCACGGAGTTATACGGATAAGACCTTTGCCAATGGAGTTATACCGCCCTACAATGTATCGGAAGTGGCCGGTGCAGGCCCTGAATTAAATAAGGGGTATTGGCAGGTACAACCGTTTGCCCCACTCGACGCGAATGGAGCAGCAATACCAACGGAGCTGATTGCCTATCCTGACAACTACAAAAATTTTATCAACAGGAGTGCAATTACCAGCACCAACAGCATATCCATATCCAGTGTTACGGATCTTGTGAACTACAGGCTTGGAATATCGAATATGACCAATAAGGGTTTGGTGCCCAATTCTGATCTTAACAGAAATAATTTAACTCTTTCTGCAACGTCCGAAATGCGGAAGGGATTTACAGTCAGTACCGATATTAACTATACGCAAAACTGGGCCGACAACAGGCCGGCCACCCAGGAACGGGGGGCTAACCCTTTACAGTGGGCTGCCTGGACGCCACCCAACGTTGATATTCGTCAGTTGAAAGCGTATAAACTTGGTGGAAATGAGGTTCTTACCATCGGAGAGGGTTGGGAAAACCCTTATTTCCTCGTATATGGGATCAACAACCGGTTTAAAAGAAACAGGCTTATCGGAAATGTATCGGCTACATGGGAGGTAACTCCGCAACTCAGTTTTATGGGAAGATACGCATTGAATAAGTCTGATGAAGTCAGGGAAACGAAAATGGATCCGGGCTTTTCAGGGGAGCCCAACAACGGGGCATACGGTATAGTAACCAGTGAAAGTGCTGAAACAAATGCCGATGTGTTGGCTACCTATAAAAACAACTGGAATGATTTTTCGTTAACCGCATCTGCCGGAGGAAACGTGTTGTACGCCAACTGGTCACACATCAGCAATTCGTCCAAACCCGGTTCAGGATTAATCATCCCTTATTTGTACACGGTCCAGAACATTGAAAATACTTCGTTAAACTATTCCAATGCCCGTTACGAAAGAGCAATCCACAGTGTGTATGCGATGGGTAATCTGGGGTGGAAAGACATGGTCTACCTCGATCTTACCGCGAGGAACGACTGGGCCAGTACGCTTCCCTCTGAAAACAGATCCTATTTCTATCCCTCTTCTTCTTTAAGTTTCATAGTGAATAACATGTTCGATCTGGGAAAACGGATAAACCTTTTCAAAATAAGGGGAGGTATTGCACAGGTAGGAAATGATACTTCGCCCTACAGCCTTTATGCCACCTATTTTGATGCGGGACAGTGGGGGGAAGCCATCAGGCTGGGGAAGCCCGGAAACCTGCTAAACCCGGTGCTCCTTCCCGAAGAAGCTACATCGTATGAAGTGGGGGTTGACTTGAGGATGTTCAATAACCGGCTGCGGTTTGAAGGTACCTACTACAAGGAAGACAACCGTAACCAGATTCTAAGTGTTCCCCTGGCAGGGTCAACGGGTTTCAACAGCATTAAAATCAATGCCGGATTATTGCAGAGCAAAGGCGTCGAGCTGATGCTCGGCTTTACGCCTATACAGACCAATGACTGGACTTGGGATATCAATGCAAATTTCACCAAGAACAGAACTCACTTACTGGAATTGTCGGAGGGGACAGATTTTGTGGAGTTTTGGAGCGAGGCAAGAGTTAAGAATATTGCATATGCAAAAAATGAGGAGTTGGGCAGAGACGGTCTGATCGGGAATCTTTACAGCCGGAAAATACTGAGGGTTACCGACAAGAATTCAAAGTACTACAATTATCCTCTGCTGCCGGAAAACAGCGAGGATGCCGAATGGCAGTCGGAAGACGAATACTCCAAAGTAGGAAATTATAACCCCAGCTTTATCATGGGGTTTCAGACCACGCTTTCATACAAAAACTTCAGCTTGAGTATGACCTTTGACTGGAGATCGGGCGGACAATACGTGTCTCAAACCTGGAGGTACCTGACAGAAGGAGTTGTTTCGAATACATGGCTCAACCAACTCGTTATCCCGCCAGACGGGCTGGGCGGCAATCCGAGTAATGCCCTGCGCGACTGGGTAGTAGCCAACGCTGATGCCTTGATTTTTACCAACAATCCAAGGCCTGTTGGGGGACCAACACCTGATTTTGGCGGATATTACAACGATTTTTATACGGGAATAGGAGCTTATGACGGCACTTTTGCACCCGGCGTTTACGGATATTACGACGATAGCGGCAATTTTATCCTGACAAAGGAGAATCTGGGAAACGAAGGAACCGAGTTCAGGCCGTATGTCATGAGTTATCCCTGGGATATTGGAGAAGCGAACCTGTTTGATGCGGACTATGTAAAGTTAAGAGAGATTGCACTGAACTACCGGGTTCCTCAGAGAGCCTCCCAAAAATTGGGGATAAGGGACCTGAATGTTTCCGTGTACAGTAGAAACATTATGATTTGGACGAAAAATGCAGGTATGGGAATAGATCCCGAGAAAGCATATCAATCTGCGGGCAATGGAACGTTTAAACAAGGGGTCGAACGCTTCAACGCCGAACCCTGGGTAGTTCCGGTAGGATTCAAATTAAGTTTTTCTTTTTAA
- a CDS encoding PKD domain-containing protein: MKTRFLYLTSLFLCMTAFFSSSCSSEETGDDLPLSALIFHSIDGKQAAFTALTHSAVSWEWNFGDGNTSNEKDPVHVYGEGGYYLAKLTAKDKIGNSVTAQVSLAVALTPYALLTGDHTAEGYNGKTWRLTQSHTVNDKLVNSDIAFSLLDEDIPSLPAGAFSVFVGLPEAYNDEYTFYHDGGYRHTPTDGSSFGGIVYAMILQQSGLAQITKTGGEAVFGQDVFAMTTCTPREDATFVFNESEDFSVPTVPGFATGVRPDGVPVVTYPGVMTIDFPGTGDFIGIRDFHRKVIVQEIKNSTMRLVMFMTLDPKAIISQDPLIALSTSAAILTFEAVN, translated from the coding sequence TTTTTTTCCTCATCGTGTTCAAGTGAAGAGACAGGGGATGACTTACCGCTTTCTGCCTTGATTTTCCACAGCATAGACGGGAAACAGGCAGCATTCACAGCGCTCACCCACAGTGCGGTAAGCTGGGAGTGGAATTTTGGAGACGGAAATACCAGCAACGAAAAAGATCCCGTGCATGTGTATGGGGAGGGGGGGTATTACCTGGCAAAATTAACGGCAAAAGACAAGATTGGCAATTCAGTAACCGCGCAAGTGAGTTTGGCGGTTGCGCTCACTCCCTATGCCCTGCTAACGGGAGATCATACCGCTGAAGGGTACAATGGCAAGACCTGGAGGTTGACACAGTCGCATACCGTTAACGATAAGTTGGTAAACTCAGACATAGCATTTTCGTTGCTCGATGAAGATATTCCATCGTTGCCCGCAGGAGCTTTTAGTGTATTTGTCGGACTTCCGGAAGCCTATAACGATGAGTACACCTTTTACCACGACGGTGGTTATAGGCATACCCCTACAGATGGTTCCTCTTTTGGGGGTATTGTCTATGCGATGATCTTGCAACAGTCGGGATTAGCCCAGATTACAAAGACGGGGGGAGAAGCCGTGTTTGGACAGGATGTCTTTGCAATGACCACCTGTACTCCCCGGGAAGATGCGACATTTGTATTCAACGAAAGTGAAGATTTTTCCGTCCCTACGGTTCCGGGTTTTGCCACTGGAGTCCGTCCTGACGGAGTTCCCGTAGTTACCTATCCGGGGGTAATGACTATTGACTTTCCGGGAACCGGTGATTTTATAGGAATCAGGGATTTCCACCGCAAGGTTATTGTTCAGGAGATAAAAAACAGCACCATGCGGCTGGTGATGTTCATGACACTGGACCCTAAAGCGATAATCAGCCAGGATCCACTGATAGCACTGAGTACTTCTGCTGCAATACTTACTTTTGAAGCAGTTAATTAA